A genome region from Euphorbia lathyris chromosome 4, ddEupLath1.1, whole genome shotgun sequence includes the following:
- the LOC136226694 gene encoding heat shock cognate 70 kDa protein-like isoform X2: protein MAGKGELAIGIDLGTTYSCVGVWQHDKVEIILNDQGFRTTPSYVAFTDIERLVGDAAKYQVAMNPINTVFGCNVKRLIGRRYSDAIVQSDMKHWPFKVVAGPCDKPMIIVTYKGEEKQLSAEEISSMVLTKMREIAEAYLGSTVKNAVVTVPAYFNDSQRKATKDAGAIAGLNVMRIINEPTAAAIGYGLDKKASSDGKKNVLIFDLGGGTFDVSLLTIEEGTIEVKSTAGDTHLGGEDFDNRMVNHLVQEFKRKNKKDISGNPRAIRRLRTAFERVKRILSSSVQTIIEVDCLFEGIDFYTTITRARFEELNMDLFTKCMEIVEKCLRDANMDKSSVNDVVLVGGSTRIPKVQQLLQEFFNGKELCKSLNPDEAVAYGAAVHAAILSGNLQDLRLLDVTPLPLGIEAAPGGHMSVLIPRNTTIPIKKERGGFTTPYDNMTSVGIHVFEGESERARDNNLLVKFMLSDIPPAPRGVPEINVCFDIDVNGILTVCAEEKTTGNNNKITITYDEGKLSKEEIKKMVVEAEKYKAEDEEVKKKIDAKTALEKYAYKMRNTVRDEKMRWKLAPDEKKKIEDAIEEAIEWLEAKLLGDHQADEFEDKMKELENICNPVIVKMNSDVMEDHVSNASADDEFFPTARQFFAS from the exons ATGGCCGGAAAAGGAGAATTAGCGATCGGTATCGATCTCGGAACCACCTACTCATGCGTCGGCGTTTGGCAACATGACAAAGTAGAGATCATACTGAATGATCAGGGGTTCCGAACGACCCCTTCTTATGTTGCTTTCACTGATATTGAGCGTTTGGTCGGTGATGCTGCTAAGTACCAGGTTGCTATGAACCCAATCAATACTGTTTTCGGATGTA ATGTGAAGCGGTTGATTGGTAGAAGATACTCTGATGCCATTGTGCAGAGTGACATGAAGCATTGGCCATTTAAGGTAGTTGCTGGTCCTTGTGATAAGCCCATGATTATTGTTACATACAAAGGTGAGGAGAAACAGCTTTCTGCTGAGGAGATATCGTCTATGGTTCTTACTAAGATGCGTGAAATCGCTGAGGCCTATCTTGGATCAACTGTTAAAAATGCAGTGGTCACTGTCCCTGCTTACTTCAATGACTCTCAGCGTAAGGCAACCAAGGATGCTGGTGCAATTGCTGGCCTAAACGTTATGCGTATTATCAATGAGCCTACAGCTGCAGCCATTGGTTATGGGCTTGACAAGAAGGCAAGCAGCGATGGGAAGAAGAATGTATTGATCTTTGATTTGGGTGGTGGTACTTTCGATGTCTCATTGCTTACTATTGAAGAGGGTACCATTGAAGTCAAGTCCACTGCTGGTGACACCCACCTTGGAGGTGAAGATTTTGATAACAGAATGGTGAACCACTTGGTTCAagagttcaagaggaagaataaGAAAGATATCTCTGGAAATCCTAGAGCAATTAGGAGATTGAGGACTGCTTTTGAGAGGGTTAAGAGGATTCTCTCATCCTCTGTTCAGACAATTATTGAGGTTGACTGTTTGTTTGAGGGTATTGATTTCTACACAACCATTACGCGTGCGAGATTTGAGGAGTTGAACATGGATCTTTTCACCAAGTGTATGGAGATTGTTGAGAAGTGTTTGAGGGATGCCAATATGGACAAGAGCAGTGTCAATGATGTGGTTCTTGTTGGTGGTTCTACTAGGATTCCAAAGGTACAACAGTTGTTGCAGGAATTCTTCAATGGGAAGGAGCTTTGTAAGAGCTTAAACCCGGATGAGGCTGTTGCGTATGGGGCTGCTGTACATGCTGCAATTTTAAGTGGAAACTTGCAGGACCTTCGGCTCTTGGATGTCACCCCTCTGCCACTTGGAATTGAAGCTGCTCCTGGAGGTCATATGAGTGTTTTGATACCAAGGAACACTACAATTCCTATAAAGAAGGAGAGGGGAGGATTCACCACTCCCTACGACAACATGACCAGTGTTGGGATACATGTATTTGAGGGCGAGAGTGAAAGAGCAAGAGACAACAATTTACTTGTAAAATTTATGCTTTCTGACATTCCCCCAGCTCCAAGGGGTGTCCCTGAGATCAATGTGTGTTTTGACATAGATGTCAATGGTATCTTAACAGTTTGTGCTGAGGAGAAGACAACAGGGAACAATAACAAGATAACAATCACTTATGACGAGGGAAAATTGTCCAAGGAAGAGATTAAGAAAATGGTAGTGGAGGCTGAGAAATACAAGGCTGAGGATGAGGAAGTTAAAAAGAAGATTGATGCTAAAACTGCATTGGAGAAGTATGCCTATAAAATGAGGAATACTGTGAGAGATGAGAAGATGAGATGGAAACTAGCCCCAGATGAGAAAAAGAAGATTGAGGATGCCATTGAGGAAGCTATTGAATGGTTGGAAGCAAAACTGCTAGGTGATCATCAGGCAGATGAGTTTGAGGATAAGATGAAGGAGCTAGAGAACATATGCAATCCTGTCATTGTCAAGATGAACTCGGATGTGATGGAAGACCATGTTTCCAATGCTAGTGCTGATGATGAATTTTTTCCCACTGCTAGACAATTTTTTGCTAGTTAA
- the LOC136226694 gene encoding heat shock 70 kDa protein 4-like isoform X1, which produces MKHWPFKVVAGPCDKPMIIVTYKGEEKQLSAEEISSMVLTKMREIAEAYLGSTVKNAVVTVPAYFNDSQRKATKDAGAIAGLNVMRIINEPTAAAIGYGLDKKASSDGKKNVLIFDLGGGTFDVSLLTIEEGTIEVKSTAGDTHLGGEDFDNRMVNHLVQEFKRKNKKDISGNPRAIRRLRTAFERVKRILSSSVQTIIEVDCLFEGIDFYTTITRARFEELNMDLFTKCMEIVEKCLRDANMDKSSVNDVVLVGGSTRIPKVQQLLQEFFNGKELCKSLNPDEAVAYGAAVHAAILSGNLQDLRLLDVTPLPLGIEAAPGGHMSVLIPRNTTIPIKKERGGFTTPYDNMTSVGIHVFEGESERARDNNLLVKFMLSDIPPAPRGVPEINVCFDIDVNGILTVCAEEKTTGNNNKITITYDEGKLSKEEIKKMVVEAEKYKAEDEEVKKKIDAKTALEKYAYKMRNTVRDEKMRWKLAPDEKKKIEDAIEEAIEWLEAKLLGDHQADEFEDKMKELENICNPVIVKMNSDVMEDHVSNASADDEFFPTARQFFAS; this is translated from the coding sequence ATGAAGCATTGGCCATTTAAGGTAGTTGCTGGTCCTTGTGATAAGCCCATGATTATTGTTACATACAAAGGTGAGGAGAAACAGCTTTCTGCTGAGGAGATATCGTCTATGGTTCTTACTAAGATGCGTGAAATCGCTGAGGCCTATCTTGGATCAACTGTTAAAAATGCAGTGGTCACTGTCCCTGCTTACTTCAATGACTCTCAGCGTAAGGCAACCAAGGATGCTGGTGCAATTGCTGGCCTAAACGTTATGCGTATTATCAATGAGCCTACAGCTGCAGCCATTGGTTATGGGCTTGACAAGAAGGCAAGCAGCGATGGGAAGAAGAATGTATTGATCTTTGATTTGGGTGGTGGTACTTTCGATGTCTCATTGCTTACTATTGAAGAGGGTACCATTGAAGTCAAGTCCACTGCTGGTGACACCCACCTTGGAGGTGAAGATTTTGATAACAGAATGGTGAACCACTTGGTTCAagagttcaagaggaagaataaGAAAGATATCTCTGGAAATCCTAGAGCAATTAGGAGATTGAGGACTGCTTTTGAGAGGGTTAAGAGGATTCTCTCATCCTCTGTTCAGACAATTATTGAGGTTGACTGTTTGTTTGAGGGTATTGATTTCTACACAACCATTACGCGTGCGAGATTTGAGGAGTTGAACATGGATCTTTTCACCAAGTGTATGGAGATTGTTGAGAAGTGTTTGAGGGATGCCAATATGGACAAGAGCAGTGTCAATGATGTGGTTCTTGTTGGTGGTTCTACTAGGATTCCAAAGGTACAACAGTTGTTGCAGGAATTCTTCAATGGGAAGGAGCTTTGTAAGAGCTTAAACCCGGATGAGGCTGTTGCGTATGGGGCTGCTGTACATGCTGCAATTTTAAGTGGAAACTTGCAGGACCTTCGGCTCTTGGATGTCACCCCTCTGCCACTTGGAATTGAAGCTGCTCCTGGAGGTCATATGAGTGTTTTGATACCAAGGAACACTACAATTCCTATAAAGAAGGAGAGGGGAGGATTCACCACTCCCTACGACAACATGACCAGTGTTGGGATACATGTATTTGAGGGCGAGAGTGAAAGAGCAAGAGACAACAATTTACTTGTAAAATTTATGCTTTCTGACATTCCCCCAGCTCCAAGGGGTGTCCCTGAGATCAATGTGTGTTTTGACATAGATGTCAATGGTATCTTAACAGTTTGTGCTGAGGAGAAGACAACAGGGAACAATAACAAGATAACAATCACTTATGACGAGGGAAAATTGTCCAAGGAAGAGATTAAGAAAATGGTAGTGGAGGCTGAGAAATACAAGGCTGAGGATGAGGAAGTTAAAAAGAAGATTGATGCTAAAACTGCATTGGAGAAGTATGCCTATAAAATGAGGAATACTGTGAGAGATGAGAAGATGAGATGGAAACTAGCCCCAGATGAGAAAAAGAAGATTGAGGATGCCATTGAGGAAGCTATTGAATGGTTGGAAGCAAAACTGCTAGGTGATCATCAGGCAGATGAGTTTGAGGATAAGATGAAGGAGCTAGAGAACATATGCAATCCTGTCATTGTCAAGATGAACTCGGATGTGATGGAAGACCATGTTTCCAATGCTAGTGCTGATGATGAATTTTTTCCCACTGCTAGACAATTTTTTGCTAGTTAA